From the genome of Vicia villosa cultivar HV-30 ecotype Madison, WI unplaced genomic scaffold, Vvil1.0 ctg.000857F_1_1, whole genome shotgun sequence, one region includes:
- the LOC131631669 gene encoding laccase-3-like, producing the protein MKIVLTCLLGLLTIIVSFASAEEDHYHEFVIQTATVNRLCKTRNILTVNGQFPGPTIVARDGDFMAIKVTNAGPYNISLHWHGFRMMRNPWADGPSYVTQCPIQPGGSYTYRFTIQNQEGTLWWHAHTGFLRATVYGAFIVYPKLGSNFPFNSPNREFPILLGEWFDRDPMTLFRQTQFSGGAPNTSVAYTINGQPGDLYPCSSQGTVRFQVNAGETILLRIINSGLNQELFFSIANHRMTVVAMDAAYTKPSTTGVLMIGPGQTINVLVTADQPPGRYYMAARAYQTAMNAAFDNTTTTAILQYNNAPSSRPILPVLPAFNDTATSTAFTSRIRGLSKIQVFQNFDVSLLFTVGLGLINCTNPNSPRCQGPNGTRFAASINNNSFVLPRTTSLMQAYYQGIPGVFTTDFPPVPPIQFNYTGNVPRGLWTPRKGTKLFRVKYGSNIQIVLQDTSIVTTEDHPMHVHGFHFFVVGSGFGNFNPRTDPARFNLVDPPVRNTIGTPPGGWVAIRFKADNPGIWFLHCHIDSHLSWGLATALLVENGVGPLQSVIPPPPDLPQC; encoded by the exons ATGAAGATTGTCTTAACCTGTTTACTTGGCTTACTTACTATCATTGTTTCATTTGCTTCTGCTGAAGAGGATCATTACCATGAATTTGTT ATTCAAACTGCGACGGTGAATAGGCTGTGCAAAACACGAAACATACTCACTGTAAATGGACAGTTTCCTGGCCCAACAATTGTAGCTAGAGATGGAGATTTCATGGCGATCAAAGTAACAAATGCTGGACCTTACAATATCTCTCTCCACTG GCATGGATTTAGGATGATGAGAAATCCATGGGCAGATGGGCCTAGTTATGTGACTCAATGTCCAATCCAACCAGGAGGAAGTTACACATACCGTTTTACAATCCAAAATCAAGAAGGAACACTGTGGTGGCATGCTCACACTGGTTTCTTAAGAGCAACTGTCTATGGAGCTTTCATTGTTTATCCAAAATTGGGTTCTAATTTTCCTTTCAATTCGCCAAATAGAGAATTTCCCATCCTTCTTG GGGAATGGTTTGATAGAGATCCAATGACTCTCTTCAGACAAACACAATTCTCCGGAGGAGCTCCAAATACATCGGTTGCATACACCATTAACGGTCAACCCGGAGATCTCTACCCATGTTCAAGTCAAG GAACGGTACGTTTTCAAGTAAATGCGGGTGAAACAATTCTCTTAAGAATCATCAACAGTGGACTCAATCAAGAACTCTTTTTCTCAATAGCAAACCACAGAATGACAGTAGTTGCTATGGATGCTGCTTACACAAAACCTTCCACAACCGGAGTCCTCATGATAGGACCGGGCCAAACAATCAACGTCCTTGTCACAGCCGATCAACCGCCCGGCCGCTACTACATGGCAGCACGCGCTTACCAaacagccatgaatgctgcattcgACAACACAACAACAACCGCAATTCTTCAATACAACAATGCACCATCTTCAAGACCTATTTTACCCGTTTTACCGGCTTTCAACGACACAGCAACTTCAACTGCATTCACATCAAGGATCAGAGGACTTTCCAAAATTCAAGTGTTTCAAAACTTCGACGTGAGCTTATTGTTCACCGTCGGGTTAGGATTAATAAACTGCACAAACCCGAATAGTCCAAGGTGTCAAGGACCGAACGGAACAAGATTTGcagcaagcataaacaacaactcTTTTGTTCTTCCTAGAACAACTTCATTAATGCAAGCTTATTATCAAGGAATTCCTGGTGTTTTTACCACGGATTTTCCGCCGGTTCCTCCTATACAGTTCAATTATACAGGAAATGTTCCTAGGGGTTTGTGGACACCTAGAAAAGGAACTAAGTTGTTTAGAGTGAAATATGgttcaaatattcaaattgttTTACAGGATACTAGTATTGTCACAACTGAGGATCATCCTATGCATGTTCACGGGTTCCATTTCTTTGTAGTTGGTTCGGGTTTTGGAAATTTTAATCCGAGAACAGATCCCGCTAGGTTTAACCTTGTGGATCCACCGGTGAGGAACACTATTGGCACACCTCCGGGTGGATGGGTCGCCATTCG